In Coregonus clupeaformis isolate EN_2021a chromosome 5, ASM2061545v1, whole genome shotgun sequence, the sequence CCTCAGCTCAATTGATTAGCTAATGTCAGAAAGTGTAAGGTTTAATATAAAGAGAATCATGGTTTAATAAAGAGGTTTAATCATGGTTTGATATCATGGTTTAATATATTTAATATCATGCATTTCTGGATGTCACAAATAGGTAATAAAATGTCATAGAGATTGATTTAGAATTTTGTGAGAATGGATAAAGAAAGAATTCTATTTCAACCTTGAAGAGTGTGATGGATTGAAGGGAAAATGTGCTGTGATGTGGTCCCATTGTCTCTTCTTCCAGCATTGTGGAATCTTCCAATGACATACATTCCAGTTGGAGAGAATGTAAAGCTAGAAGGGACTATGTGTTTTTTCTTTAGTCTGTCTGGAAACTGAAGTTGGACTATTATGGACAttcatatatttttgttcaaagaCTTCCAAAAATAAATTGGATCAAAATGAAGTAATGTTATTTCCCATTTCTGTGGTGAAATCTATTCTGTTGTTGAGGCTGTTCCAAAGAAAGGCCGTCTGGTTGCTTAATTTAGGGAAAACCACACTATGACGTTGTTTTATTTTCTTTCCTCTATTCAATTTATTTTCCTGGGTTTGTTATTAGGAAGATAAAAATCAGGTTTAGGTTATAAGTAATGGAAATATTAAATACTTTCCCTGATTGAATCAGTTTGTGTGTGCACGCACGTGTGCATGTCTTGTTGTTGCGTACATGCCATGTCTCGGTGTTTGGGTTTGTGCATAAGAAAGACATGGGGTCAAATGTGCTATCTTGCCAAGACAAAGATAAGTAACTTCCCGTAACTGAGAACCCCCCCGGAAGCCTTGAGATGAACTGCCGCTAACATCCAGACTTCACAACAGGCAGCACAGAGGGTCAACCACTTTATTTACCACCTGGTTGTCTATACAAAGGAACATTAAGTAAGTCCTTTGTTGGTTGGGGAAGACCCGTGCTTCTGACGTGAGATGCTACGCAGATTGTGTTCCTCCATAAAATACTGGCATGATTCAGCCAGGCCAGCCTCACTTGACCATGTCTAATTCAATAGCAAAACATAATGCAATTTTTAAATACAAATGAGGTTCCCAACAGGCAGAGAGTACAATGTAATCAAAATAACATGCCCTGGGTATAACAATTACCTCCTCTGGGAGCGCAGTTTGTAATGGACAACAACGCACAGTGTGACGAATTGAATTGGATTCCATATCACATGCTCGCCTGATTTGAaacatcagacagagagagagagagagaagaggcgtGCCATGATGTAAAACAGATCCTTCCTGAGAAATTGAGGTCACAATGGCTGTGTTTgacctgattggtcaaaataccaattagtgaaaaaaataccagaattgggctgcctgtgtaaacgcagccagaaTGACCCCTTGGGTTTATAGGTTTAGGTAGGTATGTGGTGTAAGAACTGTAGGGAAATGCCAGACACATTGACAGCATTTACAGAGGCAGCCCAATTCGGATTATTTTTCCCACTTATTGGTCTTTTGAAAAATCTGATCAGCTATTTTGCCAATAacaatgcgtcccacagttgtgtcaagttggctggatgtcctttgggttgcccattcaccctctgaatggcacacatacacaatccatttctcaattgtctcaaggcttaaaaatccttcattaacctgtctccccttcagctacactgattgaagtggatttaacaagtgacatcaataaaggatcatatctttcacctggtcagtctatgtcattgaaagagaaggtgttcttaatgttttgtatacttagTGTATATCTCAATATACAGTTCTGAGGAATTGGAGGGGTTGTGGGTTAGCTGGTACAAGTAAAATGGGAAATATAGGGTTTCCCGGCAGGCAGGATGTGGGTGTATGAGAAGTGGGCGTAGTGGTTTTGGGATTCTACTATGTCTGTAGACCTGGTTGGTGATTGGCAAATATTCATTTTACATGGAAAGAGACAGACATTATTGGAAACCTTGAATATTACCGAGGAATTAAAGGAGTGAGAATTAACAAATTGAGGAGTAATGGTCAGAGATTATGAGTGCCAGCAGTTTGGGTTAAAGGTAGGAATGGGGTGAGATGCAAAGATAAGTTGTTCAGAACAGTTGGGTTTACCACAGGTGGTTTCTGATCATGTGACTATACAAGGCTGCATTTTTACAGGCATCCTAATGCTGatcttccactaattggtcttttgactaaCCAGATCAGCTCTTATGCCAATAATTACACTGTGTAAACACAGTCTAAAGGCTGTTTCTTCAAAGCACTCCAACCAGTTTCAACTAATTCATGATTGGCAGGGTGTTTATATACCGATATTTAGATACTGACATTGAATTAAAGGGTTTGGCTTGTTTGATAATCATAAATGTACCATGAAAACGTTATACCCTTGGGGCCACACAATACAAAGTGTAAATGGGTGATTCTTTAACTATGGTACTTTTCTTGTCCCTGGATGAAAtaataaaaactaaaaaacatttcttttttgtttttgtcataCTTACTCCACCCTAAGGGGAACTTATAAAAAATGTATCATGGCTCAATCATTCTTTTTATTATATAATATGAGGCCTTTTATGCATGGTTTTTACTGTTTTCCCTCTGTCCCTAAGCCAGACTTTGTATCTTCAACCTCGCTTAATTCTAAATTAAATATTTAAATAATGTAGATTTCAAGTACAAATGATAAAATACCATTTATTTCAATTCTACATATTATATATTGTGATACATATTCATATTTTCCTATATTTTTCATAAATAGAACCCTTGTCCCTTGGGGTCACTGTCATTTCCACCACACTGTACAAAATAGAATCCTGGGATCAGTGTTTTAGGTTTGTATATTTAGTAACCATAGCAACAGAAACTCCACAGTGGAACACATGGCTGGATGAAATGGTGTCCTCTACAGGGGGGTAATGAAAAGAAGAAAAATCAAGGTAAATATGAGTAAAACTGAGAGTATGTTTATTGGTCGTCATTTCCAAACAGCTCATATTTCACATGGACGTAAAAATAACTGGatacatttaatttaataatGTGTAATTTGTGTATATTTAATGCTAACTCTAAAACTAATATTAGCAGGCTAACATAGCATGAGATTTTAGAGGGAAAGTGGGGAAATGTCATTTCCACCACAGTCATTTCCACCACGGTGTTCATTGTGGTGGTAAAGACAGGTTGTGGTGGAAATGACATTGTTCGTGCTAAACAGCAAATTATTTGGGCTATAATACTGATACTAAATTCAAAAACAGTTTTAACAATATTACAATATTGTTGGTAAATAAGAGAACAATAGATAAGTAGGTTTGACATGATGTCTTGGCTCTTTCTTTAAGATGGCAAGCAATACCACAGCACAGAGGTCAAGATCATACAGAGAAAGAATAAAATCAGATCCACTTAAATATGCAGAGTCCCTCAAGAAGGACAGAGAAAGATACCTGAAGAAAAAGCAACAAGGTGTTGTTAAATCTGTGACAGAAATGCCGAAAAGAGAACAACGAAAAATGAGAAGACAGTGGCGAATTTCTCAACGAAACAGACGTAGGAAATGGAAAATGGTCTCAGCAGTGAATAGTTTCATGGCACAtacaacaccaccaccatcaccagacAACATGAGTGTTAATGCAGAAGACATCCCTGAAACACCTCAGCTGTGTGAGCCTACACCAGAGAGAACTCcacagaggaaaagagggagaaaaaAGGTTGCGAAGGCAAAAGCAAAGGTGTACAGAGATCTTAATGACATTAAACAAAAGCTTGAGGATGCCCTCAAAAAAGTCAACATACTGGGAGCACAGAACATGGAGACTGCATTGGGATCACCAAGTTCAAGCACACTTACCAGCACATCTCAACCCATCATAGACCTGCATGAGGGACTGATTGGAAGTTGGTGTGTGGTACGGTATGATGGGGATCCTTACCCTGGCATTATACAGGATGTGGACCCTGAGGGTTGTGCTCTGGTGAGAACCATGAGTCATATTGGCAAAAACAAGTTCTTCTGGCCTATGAGAGACGATGTTATTTGGTACCGGCCAGAAGATGTGATCAGGCTGATCCCAGAGCCTCAACCAGTAACAAAGAGGCATGTGATGGTGGAGCCAACAGTTTGGAAAGAAATATGCTCTGTTCTTGACCATGAAACATAACTGAACCTCTGGCCCATATGAAAGTTTGACAGATACAGTATTTAGCAAATACAATGTCTATTTAGTCAGATTCAACTTGTTATTCCACATGATTACGTTTGACAGTACATGGATTTACGATATAACACACATGACAGTAATGTTTAAGTACAGAGTGTTTGCTCTGGTTCAGCATAGGCATATAAGTTTTCAATTTCAAAATATATTGCCTATTTTATCTGTtattcaactggttatattaaggTTATGTTAAGGTAATGATGACATAAAGGGTTTGCTCTAGTTTGTACTAGTTTGCTCTAGTTCAGCATGTAGAAAACAGTGAAGAAATGATTTGCTGATTTTTAACACAAATTCATGTTTTTTCATTTTTTGGattgtttttaatttaaaaaTATTGGTGATATGTTTTTGTTCACAAATGCTGTTGCTTATTGATTTGCTCTGGTTCACCACATAGAGCAGTAGAAAAATTGTTTTTAATTGGAAGTTGCCTATCTGTCATTTCCGCCACACACTGTCTCTTCCGCCACGCCATGTCATTTCCACCACAACACATATTTTAAAGTAAAACATATAAAAACATACAATCAAACCAACTATATTCAGTGGTGTTGATAATTGTGCAGTTAGGGCTAAGATTTGTGTATACACTTTGAGAAATATATGATTTTGAGCTATGATAAGAAAATGAAATGTTCCATTGACCTAGTTTTAGGTGTTTTTTAGTGTAAACATTGTAAAATCTTTAGTTACAtttctgaaaaaaataataaattacAAATTTGAACAGATATGTGTGTGCTATTtaatcaaatatatttataacagaagatatttcattattttctcttaaaaatacatgttttgttatGTGATGGAAATGACCGTTTTCTTGGACTGTCAGATAAAAatggcaaaaaatatatattagtaAATACAAATCATCACAGCCAACTTCAGGGAAGGTTTCCAGACAGATTGAGAAACCAACTGATACTAAAAAatggtttgtagaaatgtttttattttctgaAACTGTCTAGCTCAAAGAGTACCATAGTTGAAGAATTACCCAAATACTATGGCAGTGCCCTGATTTATGCAATAGCACCCCCCTGTGGCTGGTCAACTCACACCAAACACAGTAAAAGACGTCAATCACTCTGACCCAATCTGCAGGCTTTTAAATGTACCCTTGATGATTATGCCGATGATGCAATTCAAGGATTATTGgttctttcaagacaactgggaactccggAAAAAAACGAAGTCAAATCATGTCAGTGATCATCAGGTCGGAAAGATggcgctctagaaagatgcccgagTTTCCGTCTTGGAATTCCaaattggatgaccgttcaaaataaTTTTTCCCAGTGGGTGCTCATCTCATCGACATCCTCCGCTCCcaattcccagttgttttgaaaacTGCATATATTCTGGGGTGACATCACACACTGGAGGAGTGTCATTCCCTAGACCAGGAttgttgccctagcactacacagctgattcaaataaccaactcataaTTTTTGTTgtcgtcattttagcagacgctcttatccagagcgacttacagttagtgcataaattttcatactggctccccgtgggaatcaaacccacaaccctggcgttgcaaacgccatgctctaccaactgagctacacgggactacatcaagctttgattatttaaatcagatggtttttgccctagcactacacaagaCGTGCACCCAGGATGGGAATAGGCAATCAGCATACATTCTCCAGGCCCAGACATGTTGCATGTGTCACCCTGAACACTCACTCCTCTGGATGCTGATTGGGTGTGGTTGGCCTAAAATGATTTCTAGCTTTTTCTCCACAGCAAGAGTTGGAAGGGATGAATAATGCAAGAAGGAAGTGTGCGCGCGTACACACCTTGTTTGGTTCCAAAATGGTTTGCTTTTTGGCACCAATATATCACTCAATGCAGTAATGTACAATGGATGAACCAGAAACATGTGTGACCTTCCCATCACTCATTGTGGTTCATTCAGTAATATACTGTGTTTCACCACATTATCCAGCTACATACCTCAAGATACGTCATACAATGTTTGTTGTTTCTCAACTGAAACATGTTGAAATCAACAGTTGAGTCATGTGTTTGTTACTCATGATAATATACAGTAAAATGCCTGTGCTcatacacaggcagcccaattctgatcttttttttcacttattggtcttttgaccaatcagatcagttctGCAAAAGATCTGCTGTTATTGGTCCAAAGACCAATTGGTGGAAAAAAGATCAAAATTcaactgcctgtgtaaacgcagccatagccTTTAAATTTCCCGCCAAGTGTTTGCATTGTAGTCCAAATATTTGGCACCCTCTGAAGTTGACCATGTCATCAGAACAAATGATACTAaacaattatttattattttaagaCCTTTCAATAACATTTTGATACAGCCTCTCTCTTTGATACAATTTCTTGACACACATTTAATGTGTGCGCAACAGAATCGACGGCTAAATAGTTCCTTCTCCTGCCTAGTTATCCTCCCCTGCATCCAGTCATAGCCCTGCTCACTCTGCCCAATGCCCAAGACCACAGGCCCTAGGAGGAGTAGCTGCCAGACTCAAACAGTTTGATGACTATGGCCTCCTCTGGCTGGAGCCTCAGTGTTTCCAGGGAGGTGGCGCCCAGGCGGTCCATCCCTGTGCTGGTCACAAACACCCCAGCAGTGGGAAGGCTGGGAGCCCAGGCTGGGTCCAGGGCTTGGGACTCAGGCCCCAGGTTGAGCAGCACCAGGAAGTGGACACAGCCCCAAGAGCGCAGGAAGGCTAGCACAGGGGCTGACGGGGGGGCCAGGGTGGAGTTGGAGGAGTAGTGGGGGAGGGAGGTGGTGTTGAAGGGGAGGAAGGTGAAGCTCCCATAAAGGAGAGATTCTTCTCTGAGGCGAGAGTGACTGAGGGAACTGAACAGAGCCAAGGCAGAGCGTTTGAGCATCCTCTGTTCCTGAAGGAAAGAAGAAAGGAACAGAGGAGGTGTCATAAACAGAGAAACAGatcaaagaagaagaaaaataggCCTGTCATTCTGAGAGACTTTCTGTGGTAAACATCCTTAAACCACTTGCCAAAGTGCCTAGAACCACTGAGCTCAGATGTGGTAATACTGTAGGTATGTGAAGACTTACAAACTTGATATTATTTTACTGACTAAAATTGCCCGTTTTGGAGAGGTTTGGACTACTCACTCCAACAGAGTCGTTCAGTCCATTGGTCTTGTCTGCCTCACGTTCCCAGCTCATATCTGCAGACACATTCTTCACCACAGAAAGAAAACGATTCAATGGTGTTCCACTGTACTCAAGCATGACCACATCAGATGCAGTTGGTCTGTATTGCATCCCTAGGACTGAGGTCTCTTACCGGTGAATGGACTATTTCTTCTCCGTATTTGACAACAGGTGATCCAGGTAGTGTCATCATCAGAACCAGGAGTATTCTGTGCAACACCGGTGATGCTTCACCGCCCACCTGGCATCGCAACGACACACACAATTGATGTAATTTTGCCAATAAATAAGGAGTTGGACACCATGCTCACTAGCCTATACTTTGTGATAGAATTAACAGAAAGAATGTCGGGTCATTACCGTCCAACTGGGCCAAATTTCGCCGTGGGATGTCGACAGATGTCTCTCCACAGCAATGGCCACTTCCTGTCCAGACAGGAGGTGATGCTCGTGCGGCAGTAGTGACATCATAACTAGCTCCACCAATGAGCGGTTGGCTGACGTGCTAGAGGTATTCAGGGCAGGTAGAGACTCTCCTGTTTGTTTCACCACTACAATCCTGCACAGATGACACAGGTTTCATTTCAACTTCAACCGCAACTACTTTGCTATAAAAACATGAACTACATATTCCTCAATCCTAACAGATTCCTCACATATATCTAAAACAAAGATATCATTTTAATGAACACAGGTATGACAGTATGAGAGTTGTGTATCATTTGTTATGCATATTAAAAAGTGTTTGCAGTGCCACAGCACCTCTCTTCATCTGATGTGCTGAACtccttgaccagaactctccactCGGTCAGGGTCTAAAACGAACAGACAACATGAATAGATAATATAACATTCAGTTAAACATCAGTGCTTATAATGTATGAACCTGAAATAAATTGTTCTGGCTTTGATTGGTTGGCAACCAATTTTGAGCATTGTTCAACAGTCTAACCTTTTCTGAATATGCAGCGTCTGTGTCACAGATCCCAAATCCTGCCACACCCTGTTCCAACCAAAATCTGAGTGCATACTGGAGAAACAGAACTATTATTAAAACTCATTCAGTCTATGTAACAATTGAAACCAAGATCTAGCCATTCTACCCATGGTGTCATGCAAGACCTAGCCTACCTGTATTGAGCCAGTGAGGTCAGAGGGCACAGCAGAGTTGTTGCCTACTGAGTCTTGGGGTCCGAACAGGTCCAGCTCACAGAAGTCAAACACTACTTTGATGCCTAAAGGAGGGAGACCATGTGAATAGTGGATCAGAACATACAATAAGTTAAGTGCATCTTTCAAGAGCTCTGGGAATGTCCTTGTGAGGATACAGGCTAGCTGGCCTCGGTTGAAGTCTGGCATTAGCCAACTTGTTGTAAgggccaggggcgcaactttggttttagaagtcagataaacactccaaaacagcctacccgaccgctcggaggcgtccgcatggtcctaaagcacaccgttgccttgttttgtatcacattccaatgataaaactgggtgGTGGGGTGGCATGTCCCCCCCGTCCCAAGTGAAAGTTGAGCCCCTGGTAAGGGCAATTATGTTTTGAGTACATACCTGCTTTGTGGCTCTCCATGAGCAGTTGTTGGATCTGAGGCACTGTACCCACTCGCTCATCAATCTTTTTGAGGTCCAGAGGGGACGCGTCCTGGTAAAACAGCCCTTCCAGAATCAGAGCCTCCACACCCAGGGACTTCAGGTAAGGTAGGCGCTCACATACCACTGAACAACCAGAAGAATACCACAAAACAACTCAGAAACTAGCTTTACAGACATGACGCTTCGATACAGCTACgaagtagcaggttaggagaatataTGCAGCAGCATAGCCACGGGAAGAAGGGGGACTGAGGGTGcagcagcaccccctgaaaaatcggaATGTAATTTAAAagataaataaatatttttttcccctcacaaaagttgtgcactgggcttgtagtcctgtattagcggacaatATAGCTGTCTGTAGTGCAGACAAACACGTTTTTCCAGCAGGTCtgcgattttttttttttgcagcacCCCCAAACTATTTCCAAAGGCtcacaggttaggagaactaggttaaCGTTAGGAAAAGGCTTAGCGAAAACACCCTCCTAACCTGCTACTTCCAGTTGTAGCTGCATCTTTTTAGGAAGTTCCCCATATCACAGAGTTAGGCTATTGTTATTGACTGGACTTCAAGAGTAGGCCTGTATCATAAAATTCATGAAAACGAGTTCATGCAAGAtatagactacacacacacacttcatgaccaaaagtatgtggacacctgctcgtcgaacatctcattccaaaatcatgggcattaatatggagttggtcccccctttgctgctataacagccacgactcttctgggaaggctttccactagatgttggaacattgctgcagggacttgcttccattcagtcacaagagcattagtgaggtcgggcactgatgttggggcgattaggcctggcttgcagacggcgttccaattcatcccaacggTCCTCGATGGGGTtgtggtcagggctctgtgcaggccagtcaagttcttccacaccgatctcaacaaaccatttctatatggacctcattgtacgggggcattgtcatgctgaaacaggaaagggccttccccaaactgttgcaacaaagttggaagcacagaatcgactagaatgtcattgtatgctgtagcgttaagattacccttaactggaactaaggggcctagcccgaaccacgacaaacagaggcagtttgaaactcagtagtgagtgttgcaacggaggacagacaatttttacacactacgcgcttcagcactcggcggtccagtTATGTgcgcttgtgtgacctaccacttcatggctgaacagttgatgctcctagacatttccacttcacaataacagcacttagttgactggggaagctctagcagagcagaaatttgatgaactggcttgttggaaagctggcatcctatgatggtgccatgttgaaagtcactgagctcttcagtaaggccattctactgacaatgtttgtctatggatattgcatggctgtgtgctcgagttTATACGCCTGTCaccaatgggtgtggctgaaatagccaaatccactaatttgtgtccacatacttttgtatatcaGTAGGCCTAATCATGGATTAATTTAGTTCAACCCAATGCCTTTTATGAATGTTTAAGATTGCATTGTCGTTTTTCCTGAGTTTTGTGCTTAGAAAACATTAAATACAATGTTTGAACTGAAGGCACCACTTTCCCAGTGCATGCACACTTTACATTGTGATGAGAGTAGTCTATATAGTGCGGCTACTGTATTCTTGGGTGTTTAAGTCCTTTATTAACTCACCGTCGATACCACCTGGCACCTCGTTCT encodes:
- the si:dkey-202g17.3 gene encoding 4F2 cell-surface antigen heavy chain isoform X1, with product MERPSRIGMPLNMDGGYGSVAVGPGISGSLGGSETVPLLITDPEPETPKWQPMSKEQLELEAGGPGWRKIRSRLVLFFWLGWLALLGASIAIIVQSPRPVAPPLLWWQRALFYRLQPILLMDAQNEVPGGIDVVCERLPYLKSLGVEALILEGLFYQDASPLDLKKIDERVGTVPQIQQLLMESHKAGIKVVFDFCELDLFGPQDSVGNNSAVPSDLTGSIQYALRFWLEQGVAGFGICDTDAAYSEKTLTEWRVLVKEFSTSDEERIVVVKQTGESLPALNTSSTSANRSLVELVMMSLLPHEHHLLSGQEVAIAVERHLSTSHGEIWPSWTVGGEASPVLHRILLVLMMTLPGSPVVKYGEEIVHSPNVSADMSWEREADKTNGLNDSVGEQRMLKRSALALFSSLSHSRLREESLLYGSFTFLPFNTTSLPHYSSNSTLAPPSAPVLAFLRSWGCVHFLVLLNLGPESQALDPAWAPSLPTAGVFVTSTGMDRLGATSLETLRLQPEEAIVIKLFESGSYSS
- the si:dkey-202g17.3 gene encoding 4F2 cell-surface antigen heavy chain isoform X2, with amino-acid sequence MPLNMDGGYGSVAVGPGISGSLGGSETVPLLITDPEPETPKWQPMSKEQLELEAGGPGWRKIRSRLVLFFWLGWLALLGASIAIIVQSPRPVAPPLLWWQRALFYRLQPILLMDAQNEVPGGIDVVCERLPYLKSLGVEALILEGLFYQDASPLDLKKIDERVGTVPQIQQLLMESHKAGIKVVFDFCELDLFGPQDSVGNNSAVPSDLTGSIQYALRFWLEQGVAGFGICDTDAAYSEKTLTEWRVLVKEFSTSDEERIVVVKQTGESLPALNTSSTSANRSLVELVMMSLLPHEHHLLSGQEVAIAVERHLSTSHGEIWPSWTVGGEASPVLHRILLVLMMTLPGSPVVKYGEEIVHSPNVSADMSWEREADKTNGLNDSVGEQRMLKRSALALFSSLSHSRLREESLLYGSFTFLPFNTTSLPHYSSNSTLAPPSAPVLAFLRSWGCVHFLVLLNLGPESQALDPAWAPSLPTAGVFVTSTGMDRLGATSLETLRLQPEEAIVIKLFESGSYSS